Proteins from one bacterium genomic window:
- a CDS encoding proton-conducting transporter membrane subunit, which translates to MTDHLPAFIVAVPLLTAFLVFALGWLRRELCFPVGLLGLGLAAWSCVGLLLEVLGSGPVTYRLGGWEAPWGIEYFVDTLNGMVLAAISVSAFIHWIWSAPAVKLQFQDRLGAIYGLQLLFVTGLLGMTITGDAFNLYVLLEIASITAYALIAMGEQRAALSSLNYVFMGTVGACFYLLGVGYLYIMTGTLNMADLARLLTGLHGSRAIQVAFVITMVGLWLKMAFFPLHGWLPNAYSHAPSPVSALIAPLMTKVMVYVMIRIDLYVFGPAYSFQKLGMDRAVVWLAVIAVIMGSIMALAQKNLKRMLTYVILVEVGYMVGGFWLGNRSGMTGAILHLLNDVFMTLGAFMAVGNLLYRLPGCSFGELRDVFSKMPFSMGALVATALSIVGVPPTCGFFSKWYLLLGALEAGQYGFLIALIFSSLISVVLFFRVFEGAFFRAQTHENAHHQPDHTMEEAPVQMVVPLLVVAAGLVALGIFSAEIVSTIVEPVIPPAFF; encoded by the coding sequence ATGACCGATCACCTACCCGCCTTCATCGTAGCGGTCCCTCTTCTGACCGCCTTTCTGGTCTTTGCACTGGGCTGGCTCCGAAGGGAATTGTGTTTCCCGGTGGGGCTGTTGGGGCTGGGACTGGCGGCTTGGAGCTGCGTGGGACTGCTGCTAGAAGTCCTCGGATCAGGCCCTGTCACGTACAGATTGGGTGGGTGGGAGGCTCCTTGGGGGATAGAGTACTTTGTGGATACCCTAAACGGCATGGTCTTGGCTGCGATTTCCGTGTCTGCCTTCATCCACTGGATCTGGTCCGCTCCTGCCGTGAAGCTCCAGTTTCAAGACAGGCTGGGGGCCATTTATGGTCTGCAATTGCTTTTTGTGACCGGCCTGCTGGGTATGACCATCACTGGAGACGCTTTCAATCTTTACGTGCTACTGGAAATCGCCTCCATAACAGCCTACGCCCTCATAGCCATGGGCGAACAAAGGGCTGCGCTGTCCAGCTTGAATTACGTTTTCATGGGGACAGTTGGGGCCTGTTTCTATCTGTTGGGAGTGGGCTATCTCTATATTATGACAGGCACTCTGAACATGGCGGACCTGGCCCGCCTTCTCACAGGGCTTCACGGCTCCAGGGCCATTCAGGTGGCTTTCGTCATCACCATGGTGGGCCTATGGCTGAAGATGGCCTTCTTTCCTTTACACGGCTGGCTTCCCAATGCGTACAGCCACGCCCCTTCCCCTGTGAGCGCCTTGATCGCTCCCCTCATGACCAAGGTCATGGTCTATGTGATGATCAGAATAGACCTTTACGTGTTCGGCCCAGCTTACTCTTTCCAAAAACTGGGCATGGACAGGGCCGTGGTATGGCTTGCAGTCATAGCGGTCATAATGGGTTCCATCATGGCCTTGGCCCAGAAGAATCTCAAGAGGATGCTCACCTATGTGATCCTTGTGGAGGTGGGCTACATGGTGGGTGGATTCTGGCTGGGTAACAGAAGCGGCATGACTGGGGCAATCCTCCACCTGCTCAACGATGTGTTCATGACTCTCGGCGCCTTCATGGCCGTAGGCAACCTATTGTACAGGCTCCCGGGCTGCTCCTTTGGGGAGCTAAGAGACGTTTTCTCCAAGATGCCCTTCAGCATGGGAGCCCTTGTGGCCACGGCCCTTTCCATAGTGGGGGTGCCGCCCACCTGCGGTTTTTTCAGCAAGTGGTACCTCCTGCTGGGGGCCTTGGAGGCTGGCCAGTACGGCTTTTTGATAGCACTCATTTTTAGCAGCCTGATCAGTGTGGTGCTCTTCTTCAGGGTGTTTGAGGGGGCTTTTTTCAGGGCCCAAACTCATGAAAATGCACATCACCAACCTGATCACACCATGGAGGAAGCCCCTGTACAGATGGTGGTGCCGCTTTTGGTTGTGGCTGCCGGGTTGGTTGCCCTGGGTATTTTCAGCGCAGAGATAGTCTCCACTATCGTGGAGCCAGTGATTCCCCCTGCTTTTTTCTGA
- the atpG gene encoding ATP synthase F1 subunit gamma: MATLRDIRRKIAAVKKTQQITRAMNMVASAKLRGAQERVQAFRPYAEKYAEVGRSVAQRVEPDAHPLLVRREVRKVGILLITADRGLCGSFNTNLIVKAEKEAKARASQGQEVCFFLVGRKGRDFFRRQKRDIRQAYVDNRKITYELAARVAEDVITSYVQEQVDEVLLIYSRFVNVAVQRPQLVSLLPFALPQQEGPQGVDYLYEPAPNILLEAILPEQVRVQVFAALLENNTSEQAARMTAMDNATRNCKDMIERLTLVYNKARQAAITKELMDIVGGAEALKKG, encoded by the coding sequence ATGGCGACTCTGAGAGACATAAGACGCAAGATCGCTGCTGTAAAGAAGACCCAGCAGATCACCAGGGCCATGAACATGGTGGCCTCTGCCAAGTTGAGGGGTGCCCAGGAAAGGGTTCAGGCTTTTCGCCCTTATGCGGAGAAATATGCTGAAGTAGGTCGCTCCGTGGCCCAAAGGGTGGAACCCGACGCCCATCCCCTGCTGGTGAGAAGGGAAGTGCGAAAGGTGGGGATCCTTCTCATCACGGCGGACAGAGGTCTTTGTGGCAGCTTCAACACCAACCTCATAGTAAAGGCTGAAAAGGAGGCCAAGGCCAGGGCCTCACAGGGGCAGGAGGTGTGCTTCTTCCTGGTGGGACGCAAAGGTAGGGACTTCTTCCGGCGTCAAAAAAGGGACATACGCCAGGCTTATGTGGACAACCGAAAGATCACTTACGAGCTGGCTGCCCGGGTGGCGGAGGATGTGATAACCTCCTATGTACAGGAACAGGTGGACGAGGTATTGCTCATTTACAGCCGTTTCGTAAATGTAGCTGTGCAGAGGCCCCAGTTGGTGAGCCTGCTGCCCTTTGCCCTTCCACAGCAGGAGGGTCCCCAGGGAGTGGATTATCTTTACGAGCCGGCCCCCAACATACTGCTTGAGGCCATTCTGCCCGAACAGGTGAGAGTGCAGGTGTTTGCGGCCTTGCTGGAAAACAACACCAGCGAGCAAGCCGCCCGTATGACAGCCATGGACAATGCCACTCGCAACTGCAAGGACATGATCGAGCGCTTGACTCTGGTATACAACAAAGCCCGCCAGGCGGCTATTACCAAGGAGCTCATGGACATTGTGGGAGGGGCTGAGGCCTTGAAGAAGGGCTGA
- a CDS encoding hydrogenase subunit MbhD domain-containing protein, with translation MIWQLDLLVLSLVVACGIGALMIKDLLGSAILFGAYSFMMCVLWAVMGAVDVAFTEAAVGAGVSTVFFVAAVFHTTRRSKD, from the coding sequence ATGATATGGCAGCTGGATCTGCTTGTTCTTTCCCTGGTGGTAGCATGCGGGATTGGGGCCCTCATGATAAAGGATCTCTTGGGCTCAGCCATCCTTTTCGGAGCATACAGCTTCATGATGTGTGTTCTTTGGGCGGTCATGGGAGCAGTGGATGTGGCTTTTACTGAGGCGGCGGTGGGGGCAGGGGTGAGCACCGTGTTCTTTGTTGCCGCAGTTTTCCATACAACCCGCAGGAGCAAGGATTGA
- the atpD gene encoding F0F1 ATP synthase subunit beta, with product MNVGKIVQVIGNVVDVAFEKGKLPPLLNALTVTNPTIDANEDNLVIEVAQHLGDNVVRCIAMDTTDGLRRGMPVKDTGAPIVMPVGHETLGRVLNVVGRPVDGLGPVTAKKYYPIHRPAPAFVEQDTSVTVLETGVKVIDLLVPFPRGGKMGMFGGAGVGKTVVMMEMIHNIAMQHGGISVFAGVGERTREGNDLYLEMKHSGVINKAALIYGQMTEPPGARARVALSALTAAEYFRDEEGQDVLLFIDNIFRFTQAGSEVSALLGRMPSAVGYQPTLGTDLGALQERITSTTKGSITSVQCVYVPADDLTDPAPATTFAHLDGTVVLSRQIVELGIYPAVDPLDSTSRILDPNYLGEEHYQVARAVQKTLQKYKDLQDIIAILGIDELSEEDKLTVARARKIQRFLSQPFHVAEEFTGRPGAYVPLAETIRGFKEIVEGKHDELPEQAFYMVGTIDEALEKARKMAEA from the coding sequence ATGAACGTGGGTAAGATAGTGCAGGTCATAGGCAATGTGGTGGACGTGGCGTTTGAGAAGGGCAAGCTTCCTCCTTTGCTCAACGCTCTTACGGTCACTAATCCCACCATCGATGCCAACGAGGACAATCTGGTAATCGAGGTGGCCCAGCATCTGGGGGACAATGTGGTGCGATGTATTGCCATGGACACCACAGACGGGCTGCGCCGCGGCATGCCAGTCAAAGACACAGGAGCCCCCATTGTGATGCCTGTGGGTCACGAGACCCTGGGCAGAGTGCTCAACGTGGTGGGGCGGCCCGTGGACGGCCTGGGACCGGTAACGGCTAAAAAATACTATCCCATTCATCGTCCGGCCCCTGCCTTTGTGGAGCAGGATACTAGCGTCACGGTCCTGGAGACTGGAGTCAAGGTCATAGACCTCCTTGTGCCCTTCCCCAGAGGCGGCAAGATGGGCATGTTCGGCGGAGCCGGGGTTGGAAAAACAGTGGTCATGATGGAGATGATCCACAACATCGCCATGCAACATGGAGGTATATCGGTCTTTGCAGGGGTCGGAGAGCGCACCAGGGAGGGCAATGATCTTTATCTGGAGATGAAGCATTCCGGGGTTATCAACAAGGCTGCCTTGATCTACGGTCAGATGACAGAGCCCCCTGGCGCCAGGGCCAGGGTGGCCCTTTCGGCCCTGACCGCTGCGGAGTATTTCAGGGATGAAGAAGGCCAGGATGTGCTCCTGTTCATAGACAATATCTTCAGGTTCACCCAGGCCGGCTCAGAGGTTTCAGCCCTTCTGGGCCGCATGCCCAGCGCCGTGGGTTATCAGCCCACCTTGGGAACAGACCTGGGTGCATTGCAGGAGCGTATCACTTCCACCACCAAGGGCTCCATCACATCTGTGCAATGCGTTTACGTGCCTGCCGATGACCTCACGGATCCGGCCCCTGCTACCACTTTCGCCCATTTGGACGGAACCGTGGTGCTTTCCCGCCAGATCGTGGAGCTGGGCATTTACCCGGCAGTGGATCCCCTGGATTCCACAAGCCGCATACTGGACCCCAATTACCTCGGTGAGGAACACTATCAGGTGGCTCGAGCTGTGCAGAAGACTTTGCAAAAATATAAGGATCTCCAGGATATCATAGCCATTCTGGGCATTGACGAGCTCTCGGAGGAAGACAAGCTCACGGTAGCCAGGGCCAGAAAGATCCAAAGGTTCCTGTCGCAGCCCTTCCACGTGGCAGAGGAGTTTACAGGCAGACCTGGGGCGTACGTGCCCCTGGCAGAGACCATTAGGGGCTTCAAGGAGATAGTAGAGGGTAAGCATGACGAACTGCCCGAGCAGGCCTTCTACATGGTGGGCACAATAGACGAAGCTCTGGAAAAAGCCCGCAAGATGGCCGAGGCTTGA
- a CDS encoding ATP-binding protein — MDLQGANISPPKEDPKLLKLSRELNICKAELDQTRSYLQGILQNTTDMIFAADVEGILFSFSLGGERTLGFSAKELLGRKVSQLSPRHHELEEAIRTAGEKGSVTLLDVPFFTKGGGEASCNVSLVALRNRLGQQVGIIGICQDITRWKSIQESLKSIERFAEMGRLAAGIAHEINNPLAIIQEIAGWGMTLLSGEQEHPELRAELKKALEDILEQTRRGSSITHQLLGFVREAPPTFQPVDLAQVVERAVGFLRHEMKKALVEARITRPEGQLLIRSDPRMLEQLLVNLLSNALDAVKEKSQPGGLVHVVIQPLDTAWEIKVIDNGIGIPPENMDRIFELLFTTKGPGKGTGLGLPICRRIVTQLGGEISFETRYGQGSTFLVRLPKEPGSQG; from the coding sequence ATGGATCTGCAGGGAGCAAACATATCCCCACCCAAAGAAGATCCAAAGCTGTTGAAGCTCTCCAGGGAGCTCAACATCTGCAAGGCTGAGTTGGATCAGACCCGCTCTTATCTGCAGGGCATTTTACAAAACACCACAGACATGATCTTTGCCGCTGATGTGGAGGGCATCCTTTTCTCTTTCAGCCTTGGGGGTGAGAGAACTCTGGGATTCTCGGCAAAGGAGCTCCTGGGCAGAAAAGTAAGCCAGCTCTCCCCAAGGCATCATGAGCTGGAGGAGGCCATAAGAACAGCTGGTGAAAAAGGAAGTGTGACTCTCCTGGATGTGCCCTTCTTTACAAAAGGAGGCGGGGAGGCTTCCTGCAACGTGTCATTGGTGGCTCTCAGAAACCGCCTTGGCCAACAGGTGGGCATCATAGGAATCTGTCAGGACATAACCCGATGGAAAAGCATTCAAGAGAGTTTGAAATCCATAGAAAGGTTTGCTGAAATGGGAAGGCTTGCCGCTGGCATAGCCCACGAGATAAACAACCCTTTGGCCATAATCCAGGAGATTGCGGGCTGGGGGATGACCCTTCTATCGGGGGAGCAGGAACATCCCGAACTAAGAGCTGAACTGAAAAAGGCCCTGGAGGATATCCTGGAGCAGACCCGCAGGGGCAGCAGTATAACCCACCAGCTACTGGGTTTTGTCAGGGAGGCACCTCCAACCTTTCAACCAGTTGATTTGGCCCAGGTGGTGGAGCGGGCTGTGGGATTTTTGCGCCACGAGATGAAAAAGGCTCTGGTGGAGGCAAGGATTACTAGACCAGAGGGGCAGCTCCTGATTCGCTCTGATCCAAGGATGCTGGAGCAGCTACTGGTTAACCTGCTGAGCAACGCGCTGGATGCAGTCAAGGAGAAGTCCCAGCCAGGAGGTCTTGTTCATGTGGTGATCCAACCCCTGGATACGGCCTGGGAGATAAAGGTGATAGACAACGGCATCGGAATCCCACCTGAAAACATGGATCGGATCTTCGAGCTTCTGTTTACCACCAAAGGCCCGGGCAAGGGAACCGGGCTGGGCCTGCCCATCTGCAGGAGAATAGTCACCCAATTGGGGGGCGAAATCAGTTTTGAAACCAGATATGGGCAGGGGAGCACCTTCCTGGTCAGACTGCCAAAAGAACCCGGTTCCCAAGGCTAG
- a CDS encoding cation:proton antiporter subunit C, with the protein MEQILDVIIAKYNYWIYITLMMIGLFGVIAKNNLVKKIVGMSIFQTAIILFFVSMGMKRGATIPIVMHDHGAHGPIQAVDYINPLPHVLMLTAIVVAVSTLGVALALAVKVYKKYGTLEEDEILEQIRKS; encoded by the coding sequence ATGGAACAAATCCTGGATGTCATCATCGCCAAATATAATTACTGGATCTATATCACCCTGATGATGATAGGTCTCTTCGGGGTGATAGCCAAGAACAATTTGGTCAAGAAGATAGTGGGCATGAGCATATTTCAGACAGCCATCATACTTTTTTTCGTTTCCATGGGCATGAAAAGGGGAGCTACCATTCCCATCGTGATGCATGATCATGGGGCTCATGGCCCTATTCAGGCAGTGGATTACATAAATCCTCTGCCCCATGTTCTCATGCTCACCGCCATTGTTGTGGCGGTCTCTACCCTAGGGGTGGCTCTGGCTCTTGCCGTCAAGGTGTACAAGAAATACGGCACCCTTGAAGAGGACGAAATACTGGAACAGATCCGCAAGTCATGA
- a CDS encoding Na(+)/H(+) antiporter subunit B, with translation MKLLGFLIVLITGAVLIWATGEFPDWGDPGSPASVHVSPRYIEKTLEETSVPNAVTSVLADYRGFDTMFETTVIFAAGISCFMLLRLFGKERPETLHYRHLLTGLTIRVRRRKQSPEQLEEFEPMDSLWTPHDLILRTLCRFLIPFIQLFALYVIAHGHHSPGGGFQGGVILGASLILLAISQDMQSALKRIPERTLAMLAALGVSVYAGTGALCLVMGSNFLDYAALAGLFRVDPVEARSLGIFLVEVGVGIAVMATMILIYHNLASEGRLDEGL, from the coding sequence TTGAAGCTTCTGGGATTTCTCATAGTTCTCATCACAGGAGCGGTTCTTATTTGGGCCACGGGAGAGTTCCCTGACTGGGGGGATCCTGGTTCCCCTGCCAGTGTCCATGTCTCCCCAAGATACATAGAAAAGACCCTGGAGGAGACCTCTGTGCCCAATGCAGTAACCTCTGTGTTGGCTGATTACAGGGGTTTTGACACCATGTTCGAAACCACTGTGATTTTTGCTGCAGGCATAAGTTGCTTCATGCTGCTTAGGCTCTTTGGAAAGGAAAGGCCTGAAACCCTGCACTACAGGCACCTTTTGACCGGCCTGACCATACGGGTTCGCAGACGCAAGCAGTCCCCGGAGCAGCTCGAGGAGTTCGAGCCCATGGACTCTCTTTGGACCCCTCACGATCTGATCTTGCGGACTTTGTGCAGGTTTCTCATACCTTTCATCCAGCTCTTCGCCCTTTACGTCATAGCTCATGGGCACCACAGCCCGGGAGGCGGTTTCCAGGGAGGGGTCATACTGGGGGCCAGCCTGATACTCTTGGCCATCTCCCAAGACATGCAAAGCGCCTTGAAAAGGATCCCAGAACGCACCCTGGCAATGCTCGCCGCCTTGGGAGTAAGTGTCTATGCGGGTACCGGTGCCCTTTGCCTTGTCATGGGTTCAAATTTCTTGGATTATGCAGCCTTGGCCGGACTCTTCAGGGTAGATCCCGTGGAGGCCCGCTCTTTGGGTATTTTCTTGGTGGAGGTGGGAGTTGGAATAGCGGTCATGGCAACCATGATCCTCATTTACCATAACCTGGCCTCCGAAGGCAGACTGGACGAAGGGCTCTGA
- a CDS encoding response regulator, whose amino-acid sequence MDLAPRVLIIDDEGTLLEYLSKRLSREGFLVLTADSGEKALEMAQRQVLDVAVVDLKMPGMDGVETQKRLKQIQPFMQCIVLTGHGSIQTALESGKQDAFQYLLKPADYAQLLEAIRGAHLRAMEARRKEFDRRLEELTKAGLGAKALRSAVMELKKSLGLPEE is encoded by the coding sequence TTGGATTTAGCGCCCAGGGTTTTGATAATAGATGATGAGGGCACTCTTCTGGAGTATCTCTCCAAGAGACTCTCAAGGGAAGGTTTCTTGGTGCTAACGGCCGACTCCGGGGAAAAGGCACTGGAGATGGCCCAGAGACAGGTCTTGGATGTGGCGGTGGTGGACCTAAAGATGCCAGGCATGGACGGAGTGGAGACCCAAAAGAGGCTCAAGCAGATTCAGCCTTTCATGCAATGCATAGTGCTCACAGGCCACGGCTCCATCCAGACGGCCCTTGAGAGCGGCAAGCAGGATGCTTTTCAATACCTTCTCAAGCCCGCTGACTATGCCCAGTTGCTAGAAGCCATCAGGGGGGCCCATCTCAGGGCCATGGAGGCGCGCCGAAAGGAATTCGACCGCAGATTGGAGGAACTAACCAAGGCAGGCCTTGGAGCCAAGGCTTTGAGAAGTGCGGTGATGGAGTTAAAAAAAAGCCTCGGCCTCCCGGAGGAATAG
- a CDS encoding Na+/H+ antiporter subunit E, translated as MKRKRDLAITFCIMFPFWLVLSGRFDLFHVTLGVISCGIVASFSGDLLVSAIGGGSLPKVARGFLRYIPWLLLQIFLSSLHMLRLSLHPRMRELIDPRIITFKSGLKDELALVTFANSITLTPGTITVFVDLDGEFRVHAIDSKCAEALPGEMEQRVEAIFGEK; from the coding sequence ATGAAGAGAAAGAGGGATTTGGCCATAACCTTCTGCATAATGTTTCCTTTTTGGTTGGTACTCTCGGGACGTTTCGACCTTTTCCATGTTACTCTTGGTGTCATCTCCTGCGGGATCGTGGCAAGCTTTTCCGGGGATCTTCTGGTCTCGGCCATAGGGGGAGGCAGTTTGCCGAAGGTTGCCAGGGGCTTCCTGAGGTATATTCCATGGCTGCTGCTCCAGATCTTTCTGTCCAGCCTGCATATGCTTAGGTTGTCTTTGCATCCCCGCATGAGAGAGCTCATAGACCCCCGCATCATCACATTCAAGAGTGGCCTCAAAGATGAGCTGGCCCTTGTCACCTTTGCCAACTCTATCACCTTGACTCCAGGAACAATAACGGTTTTTGTGGACCTGGATGGAGAGTTTCGGGTTCATGCCATAGACAGCAAATGCGCAGAGGCCCTTCCCGGGGAAATGGAACAAAGGGTAGAGGCCATCTTTGGGGAGAAGTGA
- the mnhG gene encoding monovalent cation/H(+) antiporter subunit G yields MIDFMVVVLVAAGLVFFLGGGVGILRFPDFYSRLHPAGKLDTSGSVLAMSGLALFVLFPITLESVLTSLKILLIVVIVFLTSPTATHAIVDAGVRAGLEPWQKPGGQAEP; encoded by the coding sequence GTGATCGATTTCATGGTTGTGGTCTTGGTGGCCGCAGGCCTCGTCTTTTTCTTGGGAGGCGGTGTGGGAATCCTTCGCTTTCCCGATTTTTACTCACGACTACATCCTGCGGGAAAGCTTGACACCTCAGGATCTGTGTTGGCCATGAGCGGTCTGGCTCTTTTCGTTCTCTTTCCCATCACTCTGGAGTCGGTTCTAACCAGTCTCAAGATACTTCTCATTGTGGTCATAGTGTTTCTGACCAGTCCCACAGCCACCCACGCCATAGTGGATGCCGGGGTTAGAGCTGGTTTGGAGCCCTGGCAGAAACCCGGAGGGCAAGCCGAGCCATGA
- a CDS encoding monovalent cation/H+ antiporter complex subunit F encodes MQGFFLGVALVLGGLMLVSLYRGVFGPTVLDRLVGVNAIGSKTVVLLVTIGVLYRRVDMFVDIALAYALLNFIAVLAAARYFQKRKGLRSTKQPKGIIISGEEL; translated from the coding sequence ATGCAGGGATTTTTCCTGGGTGTTGCTCTGGTGCTGGGTGGACTCATGCTGGTGTCACTATACAGAGGAGTTTTTGGGCCCACTGTACTGGACAGACTGGTGGGAGTGAATGCCATAGGGAGCAAGACAGTGGTGCTTTTGGTGACCATCGGGGTCTTGTACAGGCGGGTGGACATGTTCGTGGACATAGCCCTGGCTTACGCGCTTTTGAACTTCATAGCCGTGCTGGCAGCAGCCCGTTATTTCCAAAAACGCAAGGGGCTCAGAAGCACAAAGCAGCCCAAAGGGATTATCATTTCAGGAGAGGAACTGTGA
- the atpA gene encoding F0F1 ATP synthase subunit alpha, with product MQIKAEEISEIIRAQIKDYDKKIEMSETGVVLSVGDGIARVYGVENVMSMELLEFPNGVLGMALNLEEDNVGVAILGDDKEIKEGDLVKRTGRIAQVPVGDAVIGRVVDPVGNPLDGKGPVDAKEFRRIEMIAPGVVARQPVKEPMYTGYKAVDAMTPIGRGQRELIIGDRQIGKTAMAVDAIINQKDSGVLCIYVAVGQKKSTVAQVVEALRRYGAMDYTVVVAACASDPATLQFIAPYAGCAMGEYYRDSGRHALIIYDDLSKQAQAYRQVSLLLRRPPGREAYPGDIFYNHSRLLERAAKLNDELGGGSLTALPIIETQQGDVSAYIPTNVISITDGQIYLEPGLFFSGVRPAVNVGLSVSRVGGSAQVKAMRQVAGSLRLDLAQYRELEAFAQFGSELDKATQAQLNRGMRLVEVLKQPQYQPMPAEKQILIIYAGTRGFLDKYPVEAVQRYEKELFEFLETKYKDIFSSLKAKWVIDEELDKKIEAALKEFDTVFQAQA from the coding sequence ATGCAGATCAAGGCAGAAGAGATCAGCGAAATAATCCGGGCGCAGATAAAGGACTATGACAAGAAGATAGAGATGAGCGAAACGGGTGTGGTGCTGTCTGTGGGTGACGGTATAGCCCGGGTTTATGGCGTGGAAAATGTCATGTCCATGGAGCTTCTGGAGTTCCCCAACGGGGTGTTGGGCATGGCCCTCAACCTGGAGGAGGACAATGTTGGTGTGGCAATACTCGGAGACGACAAGGAGATCAAAGAGGGGGATCTGGTGAAGCGCACCGGTCGCATCGCCCAGGTGCCCGTGGGTGATGCTGTAATAGGCCGAGTTGTAGATCCGGTGGGGAATCCCTTGGACGGCAAGGGGCCGGTGGACGCCAAGGAGTTCAGACGTATCGAGATGATAGCACCAGGGGTGGTGGCCCGCCAGCCTGTGAAGGAGCCTATGTACACCGGTTACAAGGCCGTGGATGCCATGACTCCCATTGGGCGCGGACAGAGGGAGTTGATCATTGGGGACAGGCAGATAGGCAAGACCGCCATGGCCGTGGATGCCATCATCAACCAGAAGGACTCGGGGGTGCTTTGCATTTACGTGGCCGTGGGCCAAAAGAAGTCCACTGTGGCCCAGGTGGTGGAAGCCCTGAGACGTTATGGGGCCATGGATTACACCGTGGTGGTGGCTGCCTGCGCAAGCGACCCGGCCACACTTCAGTTCATAGCCCCCTATGCGGGTTGCGCCATGGGCGAGTATTACAGAGACTCGGGACGCCACGCCTTGATAATCTATGACGATTTGTCCAAGCAGGCCCAGGCGTACAGGCAGGTGTCTTTGCTCTTGCGAAGACCTCCTGGAAGGGAAGCTTACCCGGGGGACATCTTCTACAACCACTCCAGGCTGCTGGAGAGGGCTGCAAAACTCAACGACGAGCTGGGAGGGGGCAGCCTCACAGCTCTGCCCATCATAGAGACCCAGCAGGGGGACGTATCCGCATACATTCCCACCAACGTGATCTCCATCACCGACGGGCAGATCTACCTGGAGCCTGGTCTTTTCTTCTCGGGCGTGAGGCCTGCCGTCAATGTAGGCCTTTCGGTCTCTCGGGTGGGTGGAAGCGCCCAGGTTAAGGCCATGAGACAGGTGGCCGGAAGTCTGAGGCTCGATCTGGCCCAGTACAGGGAACTGGAGGCCTTCGCCCAGTTCGGAAGCGAGCTGGACAAGGCCACCCAGGCCCAGCTCAACAGGGGTATGAGGTTGGTCGAGGTGCTCAAACAGCCCCAATATCAGCCCATGCCGGCTGAAAAGCAGATCCTCATTATCTACGCCGGCACCAGGGGGTTCCTGGACAAGTACCCGGTGGAGGCAGTGCAACGTTACGAGAAGGAGCTGTTCGAGTTCCTGGAGACCAAATACAAGGACATCTTCTCCAGCCTCAAGGCCAAATGGGTCATAGACGAAGAGCTGGACAAGAAGATAGAGGCCGCTCTTAAGGAATTCGATACCGTGTTCCAGGCCCAGGCGTGA
- a CDS encoding F0F1 ATP synthase subunit epsilon, translating to MAESRIQLDIVTPEKLAFSGQVEEVNLPGVLGEFGVLPGHTPFLSELRIGPMHFRCEGKLEWFALNRGIAEVTPSKVTVLVRTAESSREIDVSRAEASKSRAEQRLREKQEGVDLARAEASLQRALARLKVARI from the coding sequence ATGGCGGAATCTCGTATTCAGCTGGACATCGTGACACCTGAGAAGCTGGCTTTCAGCGGTCAGGTGGAAGAGGTCAACCTGCCTGGTGTTTTGGGGGAGTTCGGAGTACTTCCGGGTCACACACCTTTTTTGAGCGAGCTTCGCATAGGGCCCATGCATTTCAGATGCGAGGGAAAGCTGGAGTGGTTCGCCCTCAACAGGGGCATAGCAGAGGTGACCCCATCTAAGGTCACTGTGCTTGTACGCACCGCCGAGTCCAGCCGGGAAATAGATGTGAGCAGGGCCGAGGCTTCCAAATCCAGAGCCGAGCAAAGGCTTCGGGAAAAACAGGAAGGTGTGGATTTGGCCCGGGCCGAGGCTTCACTCCAGAGAGCTTTGGCCCGTCTGAAAGTAGCCAGGATCTGA